From the genome of Microcoleus sp. bin38.metabat.b11b12b14.051, one region includes:
- a CDS encoding Uma2 family endonuclease: MASSSAITQVLETDIWVKATWEEFLAFADDSTWEKGKFYYYQEHMRVEMSPVGPLHGHQHSILSSVVSLFATFKNIRFVQFINASFRKAGISEFQPYIACYIGSNLKLPPNDSNSPVDLNECDPPNLVIEVGASSFNDDLGSKRLLYEDAGISEYWVDRANTQEVFAFAINDGGSGRIQQSRVLPGLEIALVEEALNRSQTQDDGEIARWLIQTFNQG; encoded by the coding sequence ATGGCTTCTAGTTCGGCAATTACGCAGGTTTTGGAAACGGATATTTGGGTTAAAGCAACGTGGGAAGAGTTTTTAGCCTTCGCTGATGATTCAACTTGGGAAAAGGGCAAGTTTTATTACTATCAAGAACACATGAGGGTAGAAATGTCACCAGTAGGGCCATTGCACGGGCACCAACATTCAATCCTTTCATCTGTAGTCAGTCTGTTTGCAACATTTAAAAATATCCGATTCGTGCAGTTTATTAATGCCAGTTTTAGGAAAGCCGGTATTAGTGAATTTCAACCATATATAGCTTGTTACATCGGTTCAAATTTGAAATTGCCTCCTAATGACAGCAATTCACCTGTTGATTTGAACGAATGCGATCCACCTAATTTAGTAATAGAAGTTGGTGCATCTTCTTTTAACGATGATTTAGGCAGCAAGCGGTTGCTTTACGAAGACGCAGGAATTAGCGAATATTGGGTGGATCGTGCGAATACACAGGAGGTTTTTGCCTTTGCAATTAATGATGGAGGTAGCGGCAGAATTCAACAGTCGCGGGTTTTACCTGGGCTGGAAATCGCGTTAGTTGAGGAAGCTTTGAACCGCAGTCAAACTCAAGATGATGGGGAAATAGCCCGCTGGTTGATTCAAACTTTTAATCAAGGTTGA
- a CDS encoding DNA phosphorothioation-associated protein 4, translating into MAPNRIRIAKDKADLVKSLTLSDNKSGPFQTYADVIAFAASLGKKRKKRSPLGEISKREPGAIDVDIFVSRGYDMAIKLIAIAETKNPQILSHLDAKSEVERLQIFEEYANGGLEILREEFRGAADYTDRLLLFLISERDNKHRSNEEFDLSKFLF; encoded by the coding sequence ATGGCTCCCAACAGAATTAGAATTGCTAAAGACAAAGCCGATTTAGTTAAATCCTTAACTTTATCAGATAACAAAAGCGGCCCTTTCCAGACATACGCCGATGTCATCGCCTTCGCCGCATCCCTAGGAAAAAAGCGAAAAAAGCGATCGCCCTTAGGGGAAATCTCCAAACGCGAACCCGGTGCGATCGACGTTGATATTTTTGTATCCAGAGGTTACGATATGGCAATTAAGCTAATTGCGATCGCCGAAACCAAAAATCCCCAAATTCTCTCCCATCTTGACGCAAAATCAGAGGTAGAACGCTTGCAAATTTTTGAAGAATATGCTAATGGCGGATTGGAAATATTGCGAGAAGAATTTCGGGGTGCGGCGGATTATACCGATCGCCTTTTGCTGTTCTTAATTTCTGAAAGGGATAATAAACATCGGTCAAATGAAGAATTCGATTTAAGCAAATTCTTATTTTAA
- a CDS encoding nucleoside triphosphate pyrophosphohydrolase produces MEKEYHKLVRDRIPEIIRQSGNECEFVILSDREYRQALRQKLIEEAAEAAAADDDDLLAELADLSEVMDALMLSYGVSGNRLLAEKTKRREARGSFAQKIMLLRTF; encoded by the coding sequence ATGGAAAAAGAGTATCATAAGTTGGTGCGCGATCGCATTCCTGAAATTATTCGTCAAAGCGGGAATGAATGCGAGTTTGTGATTTTGTCCGATCGCGAATACCGTCAAGCTTTGCGCCAGAAGCTGATCGAGGAAGCGGCAGAAGCAGCAGCGGCTGATGACGATGATTTGCTGGCGGAATTGGCTGATTTGTCTGAAGTTATGGATGCGCTGATGCTGAGTTATGGCGTTTCGGGCAATCGACTTTTAGCCGAAAAAACCAAACGCCGGGAAGCCCGAGGAAGTTTCGCCCAAAAAATTATGCTACTACGAACATTCTAA
- a CDS encoding AAA family ATPase: MKLMSIVLCNFRQFYDQTPEIKLAWGAQNITIIHGNNGAGKTALMNGFTWVLYEKFSAAFAVGEQLVNKRAIAEAKNGKKVDCWVEIIFEHDTIRYKVRRACRVYKSDENLEQSKSELFLQIAKDDGRWMPSPQHPDDIIGRILPESLHQYFFFDGERIEQIVRHDKKAEIAEATKELLGVEVLTRSIRHLGDAKKSLETDLRQIGNSEIKKLLKEKQKSQEEADKLSQKQLEIEQELINQGEVKKAVSGSLLELSGAAELQKLRNELEMQQTLFKQEIARCLDAIKREISVRGYAMFLSDAAAEFEIIVGALREKGELLSGIQRPFLQELLAQQQCICGAELTPHSVACENVMGWMDKAGAGDVEETTIRISDRINEIDRQIADFWDEIDRQQSNISRGRSELSRVESQLDDIHTKLKNFPNGDVSRLQKRLDQIEANMSELHRETGSNQQQIESLTAQVAAFDKQIDKQQLNEERQVLAQRRIAASQDAIDRLTEVRSRLEKEFCSHLEKRVQDIFSQISFTPYIPKLSDKYELTLVENTSGKESLVAASTGENQILSLSFIGGIIEGVREWSQKNTLMGPDSSTFPIVMDSPFGSLDEIYRKQIANKLPKLANQLVVLVTKTQWRGEVAQEMETSIGKEYVLEYNSPKPDCEEDSIDLGGMRYALVKRSPNEFEYTEIVEVDYGF; the protein is encoded by the coding sequence ATGAAATTAATGTCAATTGTTCTCTGCAATTTTCGGCAATTTTACGACCAAACTCCCGAAATTAAACTTGCTTGGGGCGCGCAAAATATTACAATAATTCACGGGAATAACGGCGCCGGAAAAACAGCTTTAATGAACGGCTTTACTTGGGTGCTGTACGAAAAATTTAGCGCAGCTTTTGCGGTTGGAGAGCAATTAGTCAACAAACGGGCTATTGCGGAAGCAAAAAATGGCAAAAAAGTAGATTGTTGGGTAGAAATTATTTTTGAACATGACACAATTAGGTACAAAGTAAGACGTGCTTGTCGCGTTTATAAAAGTGATGAGAATCTCGAACAAAGCAAAAGCGAGTTATTCCTACAAATAGCAAAAGATGACGGGCGTTGGATGCCATCGCCGCAGCATCCAGACGATATTATCGGACGCATTTTGCCTGAAAGTTTGCATCAATATTTCTTTTTTGACGGAGAGCGAATCGAGCAAATTGTCCGTCACGACAAGAAAGCAGAAATTGCTGAAGCTACCAAGGAATTGCTGGGAGTAGAGGTATTGACTCGCTCTATCCGACATCTGGGAGATGCCAAAAAGTCTCTAGAAACAGATTTAAGACAGATTGGCAATTCAGAAATTAAGAAACTTTTAAAAGAAAAACAAAAATCTCAAGAAGAAGCAGACAAACTTTCGCAAAAACAACTAGAAATCGAGCAAGAGTTGATTAATCAAGGTGAAGTAAAAAAAGCAGTAAGCGGTAGTTTGCTAGAACTCAGCGGTGCTGCGGAGTTGCAAAAGTTACGCAATGAATTAGAAATGCAGCAGACTTTATTTAAGCAAGAAATTGCCCGCTGTTTAGATGCTATCAAACGAGAGATTTCTGTGCGCGGTTACGCGATGTTTTTATCCGATGCGGCGGCGGAATTTGAAATTATTGTCGGGGCGTTGCGGGAGAAAGGTGAGTTGCTTTCGGGAATTCAGCGCCCGTTTTTACAAGAGTTATTGGCGCAGCAGCAGTGTATCTGCGGTGCTGAGTTAACCCCCCATTCTGTTGCTTGCGAAAATGTCATGGGTTGGATGGATAAAGCGGGTGCTGGAGATGTGGAAGAAACTACGATCCGAATTAGCGATCGCATAAATGAAATCGATCGCCAAATAGCTGATTTTTGGGATGAAATCGATCGCCAACAAAGCAATATCAGTCGCGGTAGATCCGAACTTTCTCGCGTGGAAAGCCAGTTAGACGACATTCACACCAAGCTAAAAAACTTCCCTAACGGCGATGTCAGCCGCTTGCAAAAGCGCTTGGATCAAATTGAGGCAAACATGAGCGAGTTGCACCGGGAAACAGGCTCTAACCAGCAGCAGATTGAGAGTTTGACAGCCCAGGTAGCCGCTTTTGACAAGCAAATCGACAAGCAGCAACTCAACGAGGAAAGGCAAGTGTTGGCCCAGCGCCGGATTGCTGCGTCTCAGGATGCGATCGATCGCCTAACAGAAGTGCGATCGCGTTTAGAAAAAGAATTTTGTTCTCATCTAGAAAAGCGAGTACAAGATATTTTCAGTCAAATCTCTTTTACTCCTTACATCCCAAAGTTAAGCGATAAATACGAACTAACCCTAGTAGAAAACACATCAGGAAAAGAATCTTTAGTCGCCGCCTCCACCGGAGAAAATCAAATCCTCAGTTTGTCATTTATCGGCGGAATTATTGAAGGTGTGCGTGAGTGGAGTCAAAAAAATACTTTGATGGGCCCCGATAGCAGTACGTTTCCGATTGTGATGGATTCTCCCTTTGGCAGTTTGGACGAGATTTATCGCAAACAAATCGCGAATAAACTCCCCAAATTGGCGAATCAATTAGTAGTTTTAGTGACTAAAACTCAGTGGCGGGGAGAAGTAGCCCAAGAAATGGAAACTTCCATAGGTAAGGAATACGTGCTGGAGTACAATTCTCCGAAACCTGATTGCGAAGAAGACTCGATCGACCTGGGCGGGATGCGCTATGCTTTAGTTAAGCGCAGTCCGAATGAATTTGAATATACGGAAATAGTAGAGGTGGATTATGGCTTCTAG
- a CDS encoding endonuclease/exonuclease/phosphatase family protein, producing MKHKPTDIINRIFQQSVTILAYSYSVFIICYFILKLIFWDRISIIALISTFVPLILFPVFLLPIVGVSIIKKKWFTIISMISCILLISWLHLKYFSPAPTNITNTQPSLKILSHNVGWYTTQSPTLVKLIERQKPDIIFLQEIVNKHTKRAFTWLKPDYPYQIGIPPVGILSKYPIISSEILHLAGHPETQQRAIIKFNQQEIVIYNMQATGPWFKGYNILPFLKIPIYKYGMRAPEIQDLVQRVEQETLPVIVAGDFNMTDETQDYYNVQKVLQDSFRKSGFGFGFTWPHGWKLKLLVKRSNFKLNYPVCRIDYIWYSQHWGAKSSSILNATESDHLPVGAELVLLKPQNS from the coding sequence ATGAAGCACAAACCAACAGATATCATCAACAGAATTTTCCAGCAATCAGTAACAATTCTCGCTTACAGCTACTCAGTATTTATTATCTGCTATTTCATTCTCAAACTAATCTTTTGGGATCGAATCTCAATTATTGCCTTAATTAGCACTTTTGTACCCTTAATTTTATTTCCTGTTTTCCTACTTCCCATCGTCGGAGTCTCAATTATCAAGAAAAAATGGTTCACCATTATTTCTATGATATCCTGCATTCTCCTCATAAGTTGGCTGCACCTAAAATACTTTTCTCCCGCACCAACTAACATCACAAATACCCAGCCCAGCCTCAAAATATTATCGCACAATGTCGGCTGGTATACAACACAGTCACCAACGTTAGTTAAACTAATTGAACGCCAAAAACCCGACATTATATTTTTACAAGAAATCGTCAACAAACATACTAAAAGAGCTTTCACCTGGTTAAAACCAGACTACCCCTATCAAATTGGCATTCCCCCAGTAGGAATTCTCAGTAAATATCCCATTATATCCAGCGAAATACTGCACTTAGCCGGCCATCCAGAAACGCAACAGCGCGCAATTATTAAATTCAACCAACAAGAAATAGTCATTTATAATATGCAAGCCACCGGGCCCTGGTTTAAGGGATATAACATCTTACCTTTTCTCAAAATCCCCATTTACAAATATGGTATGCGAGCCCCAGAAATTCAAGATTTAGTGCAGCGAGTCGAGCAAGAAACTCTACCCGTAATAGTCGCTGGCGATTTTAACATGACAGACGAAACTCAAGATTACTACAATGTACAGAAAGTCCTGCAAGATTCTTTCCGAAAATCTGGATTTGGGTTTGGTTTTACCTGGCCTCATGGTTGGAAACTTAAATTATTAGTAAAAAGATCAAATTTTAAATTAAACTATCCCGTTTGTCGGATTGATTATATTTGGTATTCCCAGCATTGGGGTGCGAAATCAAGTTCAATTTTGAACGCCACCGAGTCCGATCATTTGCCTGTGGGGGCGGAATTGGTTTTGTTGAAGCCACAAAATAGTTAA